A single region of the Sulfitobacter geojensis genome encodes:
- a CDS encoding SDR family NAD(P)-dependent oxidoreductase, which produces MSQTVDFKGRSVLITGACGTVGAELTKQVVAAGADRVVCVDNNESELFFLQQTHKDHFHVNCYLADIRDLEALKQRMQGIDVVLHSAALKHVGLCEDSPTQAVRTNIEGTQNIIDAALANGVDRVIFTSSDKAVNPTNVMGTSKLMGERLMTAASLNNRNSKAVFASTRFGNVLGSRGSVVPLFQRQIEQGGPVTLTDREMTRFIMTLEEAVGLVLQSAMIATGGEVFVTKMPVARIEDIATHMVSTLAGGKDIQITEIGAKPGEKMYEELMNDEEVRRTYEIEDFFVVLPAFAGNHEDQYPLVKGRQKADRPYNSAVEKGMTAQDVADYFDSRGILR; this is translated from the coding sequence ATGAGCCAGACAGTAGATTTTAAAGGGCGCAGCGTCCTGATCACGGGAGCCTGTGGCACCGTAGGGGCAGAACTGACAAAACAGGTTGTGGCCGCAGGGGCAGACCGGGTCGTCTGCGTGGACAACAACGAAAGTGAACTATTCTTTTTGCAACAGACGCACAAAGATCACTTTCACGTCAACTGCTATCTGGCGGATATTCGAGATTTGGAAGCGCTCAAACAGCGGATGCAAGGCATTGATGTGGTGTTGCATTCTGCTGCGCTGAAGCATGTCGGCCTGTGCGAAGACAGCCCGACCCAGGCCGTACGCACCAATATCGAAGGCACGCAGAATATCATCGATGCGGCCCTGGCCAACGGTGTGGACCGGGTGATCTTCACATCGTCCGACAAAGCGGTAAACCCCACCAATGTGATGGGCACATCGAAACTGATGGGCGAACGACTGATGACAGCCGCCAGCCTGAACAACCGCAATTCTAAAGCTGTCTTTGCATCCACCCGCTTTGGCAATGTGTTGGGATCGCGCGGGTCCGTCGTGCCATTGTTCCAACGCCAGATTGAACAGGGCGGTCCTGTGACCCTGACAGACCGGGAAATGACCCGGTTCATCATGACTTTGGAAGAGGCCGTGGGCCTGGTCCTGCAATCCGCGATGATTGCCACAGGCGGCGAAGTCTTTGTCACCAAAATGCCGGTGGCCCGGATCGAAGACATTGCAACCCATATGGTCAGTACATTGGCGGGCGGCAAAGACATTCAAATTACCGAAATCGGCGCCAAGCCTGGTGAAAAGATGTACGAAGAGTTGATGAACGATGAAGAGGTGCGCCGCACCTATGAAATCGAAGATTTCTTTGTTGTCCTGCCCGCCTTTGCTGGAAACCACGAAGACCAGTATCCACTGGTCAAAGGCCGCCAAAAAGCCGATCGCCCCTATAATTCGGCGGTGGAAAAAGGGATGACCGCGCAGGACGTGGCAGACTATTTTGACAGCCGTGGCATCTTACGATGA
- a CDS encoding sulfotransferase family protein, which yields MRHPNFFIVGAPKCGTTTLHAWLSKHPDVFMPHLKELRFYSNDDFFYDQGYQGYLNLHFKSARNEKVVGEATPAYFQNSDKVISRIKQTVPEQSAIRFIVLLRHPVERMFSHYLHACRQEEERGEFQSAVFKANGNELNSECVYVKESRYLAAAKTWKASFNRDQILFLRTEDINTLDGRQKIASFLGISVAPLLAQSGLANTQSHTRSRILAKLMAKNSVMKTALKQVLSNTVRYKLRVALTRANTLATSKRLTLPDSLQQKISLYFRKELEELEILTDLDLKNWYKV from the coding sequence ATGAGACATCCTAATTTCTTCATCGTTGGTGCACCCAAGTGCGGCACTACAACGTTGCACGCTTGGCTGTCGAAGCATCCAGATGTTTTTATGCCGCACCTCAAAGAACTTCGATTCTATTCGAATGATGATTTTTTTTATGATCAGGGTTATCAAGGATACTTGAACTTACACTTCAAATCTGCCCGAAATGAAAAAGTTGTTGGCGAAGCTACCCCTGCGTATTTCCAAAATTCTGATAAAGTTATCTCTCGGATCAAACAAACAGTTCCCGAACAAAGCGCAATACGTTTTATAGTCTTGCTTCGGCACCCGGTAGAGCGAATGTTTTCGCACTATCTGCATGCTTGCCGTCAAGAAGAAGAAAGAGGTGAATTTCAGTCTGCCGTGTTCAAAGCTAATGGCAACGAACTAAACTCCGAATGCGTCTACGTAAAAGAATCCCGGTACTTAGCTGCAGCTAAGACCTGGAAAGCATCATTTAACAGAGATCAAATTCTATTCCTACGGACAGAAGATATAAATACATTGGACGGCCGTCAAAAAATTGCTTCATTTCTAGGAATCTCAGTGGCACCTTTATTGGCCCAAAGCGGCTTAGCGAACACACAATCGCATACAAGATCACGCATATTGGCTAAACTGATGGCTAAAAATTCAGTTATGAAAACGGCGCTAAAACAGGTTTTGTCGAATACGGTGCGCTATAAATTGCGTGTCGCTTTGACGCGCGCCAATACACTAGCAACATCTAAACGACTGACCTTACCGGATAGTCTTCAACAGAAAATTTCTTTGTATTTTCGTAAAGAGCTTGAAGAGCTTGAAATATTGACCGATCTAGATCTCAAAAACTGGTATAAAGTCTAA
- a CDS encoding glycosyltransferase family 4 protein, protein MKVICFLFDPNVGGPTIRARAVYERMLAAGDDIRIAIPDMDGTAAAYLTERAIPLDRLPIAKPVLPRKIRAFSKFVFTAPISIIKLRAYLRRERPDVVHVNGAFDVIPALAGRLANVPVVWHLNDTVFGKGLSRILGRLVKHVADVIVIAATRVGQHYDVMDAAPHVIFAPVDIDRFQPVTHPLHSPPKATLIGNWNWIKGQGRFVDVIDILRGRGIPIEGEVVGKFLDSQTDFWQPILADIKARDLSDHIATPGFKDDMVAVLKDTDLLVLTSHSEASPISLLEAMAMGVPCACFDVGGVAEMMGTYGDDPAGIVVPEGDVHALSDAVAQIITNSAIYDRYRKAGRRRVVAHYSLDACVQRHQLAYAAAISKKEKIPT, encoded by the coding sequence ATGAAGGTTATTTGCTTTCTGTTTGACCCCAATGTGGGTGGTCCCACAATTCGTGCTCGAGCAGTTTATGAACGTATGCTAGCCGCGGGCGATGATATTCGTATAGCTATCCCCGATATGGACGGCACAGCGGCAGCGTATTTAACCGAACGTGCGATACCTCTCGACCGCTTGCCCATTGCCAAACCGGTTTTGCCAAGAAAGATCCGTGCGTTCTCAAAGTTTGTCTTTACCGCTCCCATCAGCATAATCAAGTTGCGTGCCTATTTGCGGCGCGAACGTCCCGATGTGGTCCATGTGAACGGCGCGTTTGATGTGATCCCTGCCCTAGCCGGGCGTCTGGCCAACGTGCCAGTTGTATGGCATCTGAATGACACCGTGTTTGGAAAAGGACTGTCTCGCATTTTGGGTAGACTGGTCAAACACGTCGCCGATGTCATTGTCATAGCCGCAACTCGTGTCGGACAACATTATGACGTAATGGATGCTGCCCCACACGTAATTTTCGCTCCTGTAGATATAGATCGGTTTCAACCGGTAACACATCCCTTGCACAGCCCCCCCAAAGCAACACTGATTGGCAATTGGAATTGGATCAAAGGCCAAGGACGCTTTGTTGACGTGATTGACATATTGCGGGGCCGAGGCATTCCCATCGAAGGGGAAGTTGTGGGCAAATTCTTGGACAGCCAAACTGATTTTTGGCAACCCATATTGGCAGATATCAAAGCCCGCGATTTATCGGATCATATCGCCACCCCAGGATTTAAAGACGATATGGTTGCGGTCTTGAAAGACACCGACCTTTTGGTGCTAACTTCCCATTCCGAAGCCAGCCCCATTTCCTTGTTAGAAGCTATGGCCATGGGCGTGCCTTGTGCCTGCTTCGATGTGGGCGGCGTAGCCGAAATGATGGGCACATACGGGGACGATCCTGCTGGGATTGTTGTTCCCGAAGGCGATGTGCACGCATTGTCCGACGCTGTCGCTCAGATTATCACTAATTCGGCGATCTACGATCGATATCGGAAGGCGGGTCGCCGCCGCGTCGTGGCACATTATTCTCTAGATGCTTGCGTTCAGCGACATCAACTGGCCTATGCAGCAGCAATCTCAAAGAAAGAAAAGATACCAACATGA
- the wecB gene encoding non-hydrolyzing UDP-N-acetylglucosamine 2-epimerase: MSKLKVMTILGTRPEIIRLSRVMDRLDRYTDHVIVHTGQNWDYELNEVFFEDLGVRKPDHFLGVGGGSLGETLGGILTETEKVLVAEKPEAVVVLGDTNSAISAIMARRMKIPVYHMEAGNRSFDRNVPEETNRRIVDHIADFNLVYSEHARRHLLSEGLEHRRINLTGSPMREVLEHYRPQIEASDVVKRLSLTKRGYFVASLHREENVDNKKRLTQLVDTLNTLAKTYDIPVILSTHPRTRKRLEALELTFDSRVKDMKPFGFHDYNNLQTNAFCAISDSGTIAEEASILGFPAITPRDAIERPEAVDVGSLVMTGLNRDTILDGVHTIVAQYETRTAAGLNPVPTPDDYIIANTSERVVNLILGTARLSNNWDGIRMNQS; the protein is encoded by the coding sequence ATGAGTAAGCTAAAGGTCATGACAATTCTAGGTACCCGCCCCGAAATCATCCGCTTGTCACGCGTGATGGATCGGTTGGACCGCTACACTGATCATGTGATTGTCCACACCGGACAGAACTGGGATTATGAGCTGAACGAGGTTTTTTTTGAAGACCTTGGCGTGCGCAAGCCTGACCATTTCCTTGGCGTCGGTGGTGGTAGCCTTGGGGAAACCCTTGGTGGGATCCTGACGGAAACGGAAAAGGTACTTGTTGCAGAAAAACCAGAGGCTGTGGTTGTCTTGGGCGACACGAATTCGGCAATTTCGGCAATCATGGCACGACGAATGAAGATTCCAGTCTACCATATGGAGGCTGGCAACCGTTCCTTTGATCGTAATGTGCCCGAAGAGACCAATCGCCGCATCGTTGACCACATCGCCGACTTCAACCTTGTTTATTCTGAGCACGCCCGTAGGCATTTGTTGTCCGAAGGCTTGGAACACCGCCGTATCAATCTCACTGGCTCGCCAATGCGCGAAGTTTTGGAACATTACCGCCCACAAATCGAAGCATCTGACGTGGTCAAACGTTTAAGTCTAACAAAGCGGGGCTATTTTGTTGCATCCCTTCACCGTGAAGAAAACGTCGACAACAAAAAGCGCCTGACCCAGTTGGTCGATACGTTGAATACGTTAGCGAAAACCTATGACATACCAGTAATTTTGTCGACACACCCACGTACCCGCAAGCGGCTTGAAGCATTAGAATTGACGTTTGATTCGCGTGTCAAAGACATGAAACCATTTGGATTCCATGACTATAACAACCTGCAAACGAATGCCTTTTGCGCGATTTCCGACAGCGGGACGATCGCAGAAGAGGCGTCAATCCTTGGCTTCCCTGCGATCACACCTCGCGATGCGATTGAACGGCCCGAAGCCGTGGATGTGGGCTCTTTGGTCATGACTGGACTGAACCGCGATACTATATTGGATGGTGTGCACACGATAGTTGCCCAATACGAAACCCGCACAGCCGCTGGATTAAATCCTGTACCCACCCCTGACGACTACATTATCGCTAACACATCTGAGCGGGTCGTGAATTTGATCTTAGGCACAGCACGCCTTTCGAATAACTGGGACGGCATTCGAATGAACCAAAGCTAG
- a CDS encoding NAD-dependent epimerase/dehydratase family protein, whose product MKWLITGGCGFIGRALIRHLKTASPHDQIRVYDNLTVGTRDDLALEGHFSDHDETNLLSWTVGTTLIKGDILDADSLRQAAAGADVIVHLAANTGVAPSVTDPIGDCRANVLGTLNALEAARHHAVGRVVFASSGAPLGVQTPPLNEEMAPHPASPYGASKLAGEGYCSAYFHCFGVETVTLRFGNVYGEGSNKKASVVAKFIKQAMAGETLEIYGDGSQTRDFIYLGDLIAAVYKAATVPGIGGETFQIATNAETTIGQLTDKLVYALEEVAGIKANYINGETRQGDVARNYSDTRKAAKMLDWTCQTQLDDGLRKTVSFFRN is encoded by the coding sequence ATGAAATGGCTGATTACTGGCGGATGCGGCTTTATTGGGCGGGCATTGATCCGGCACCTGAAAACTGCCTCGCCCCACGATCAAATACGGGTATATGACAACTTGACTGTTGGAACCCGGGACGACTTGGCGTTGGAAGGCCATTTTAGCGATCACGACGAGACGAACCTATTGTCTTGGACAGTGGGAACCACGCTGATCAAGGGCGATATCTTGGATGCTGATAGTCTGCGCCAAGCAGCAGCCGGAGCAGATGTGATTGTACATTTGGCTGCCAATACCGGTGTCGCCCCATCGGTCACCGACCCCATCGGGGACTGTCGCGCCAATGTTCTAGGTACCTTGAATGCGTTAGAAGCTGCGCGTCACCATGCTGTAGGACGGGTTGTTTTTGCCTCTTCGGGCGCACCCTTGGGTGTGCAGACCCCACCTCTGAATGAAGAAATGGCTCCACACCCTGCGTCACCTTACGGAGCATCCAAATTAGCAGGAGAAGGCTATTGTTCTGCCTACTTCCATTGCTTTGGAGTTGAGACAGTGACCTTGCGCTTTGGCAATGTTTATGGCGAGGGATCAAACAAGAAAGCGTCGGTTGTTGCCAAATTCATAAAGCAAGCGATGGCGGGCGAAACCTTGGAGATCTACGGCGATGGCAGCCAGACCCGCGATTTCATTTACCTAGGCGACTTAATCGCCGCCGTCTACAAAGCTGCGACTGTTCCTGGGATTGGCGGCGAAACATTCCAAATTGCTACAAACGCTGAAACCACTATTGGGCAGCTGACCGACAAATTAGTCTATGCTCTAGAAGAAGTTGCAGGTATCAAAGCAAACTACATCAACGGCGAAACTCGCCAAGGCGATGTGGCTCGTAATTATTCAGACACACGCAAAGCCGCGAAGATGCTGGATTGGACATGTCAAACACAACTTGATGACGGATTGCGCAAAACGGTTTCGTTCTTCCGCAATTAG
- a CDS encoding glycosyltransferase family 4 protein codes for MKTITFIANAPSPNTTEIYRTLNARSDLDVHVIYIQRENPKWKDSISTKGYKTTFLAAGASYSANIRSVFLSLKRQNSDFVILQGYTDAYRLIALVGLAFFSAIPWFFWAERLKKSNADSWFKNAAKKIVIQCVMRAHKILPVGKAGLESFHDWGVPRSRMISIPYARDLSVYTQVHPKTDKDGIGIVCTARLLPLKRVDILIDAFRALAENNQSLTLHLIGDGPLRDALRKKIPAEIEAQVIFHGYLNPKEQVDVYNLSDIFVLPSEHDGWGMVVLEAMAAGLPVITTEGVISSYELVRDTRAGYVIPTSDEVRLRKNLTTLIEDKQLREEMANRARDTAGQYSLKNVVDQLNSVLTEIE; via the coding sequence ATGAAAACTATCACCTTCATAGCAAATGCTCCCAGTCCAAACACAACGGAAATATACCGGACACTGAATGCGAGATCAGACTTAGATGTGCATGTAATTTATATTCAGCGCGAAAACCCTAAATGGAAAGACTCCATCAGTACGAAAGGGTACAAAACAACTTTTTTGGCAGCGGGGGCAAGTTATTCTGCAAACATCCGATCGGTATTTTTATCTCTGAAAAGGCAAAATAGCGACTTTGTGATCCTACAGGGATATACTGATGCATATAGACTGATCGCCTTGGTCGGGCTGGCGTTTTTCTCAGCCATACCGTGGTTTTTTTGGGCCGAGCGATTAAAAAAATCGAACGCCGATAGCTGGTTCAAGAATGCAGCAAAAAAGATTGTCATTCAGTGCGTTATGCGCGCCCATAAAATACTACCCGTAGGTAAGGCTGGGTTAGAAAGCTTCCATGATTGGGGCGTACCACGCAGTAGGATGATTTCCATTCCCTACGCACGCGACTTATCAGTATATACGCAAGTGCATCCCAAAACTGATAAAGATGGCATCGGCATCGTGTGTACTGCACGTCTTTTACCTTTGAAGCGCGTTGATATACTGATAGACGCATTTAGGGCGTTGGCAGAAAACAACCAATCTCTAACTTTGCATCTTATTGGAGATGGTCCTTTAAGAGACGCACTAAGAAAAAAAATCCCTGCAGAGATCGAAGCCCAAGTGATTTTCCATGGATATTTAAACCCTAAAGAACAGGTAGACGTGTACAATTTAAGCGACATATTTGTACTGCCAAGTGAGCATGATGGTTGGGGCATGGTAGTATTGGAGGCAATGGCTGCTGGACTGCCCGTAATAACAACTGAAGGGGTAATATCATCATATGAGTTAGTACGGGACACCCGGGCTGGCTATGTTATACCAACAAGTGATGAAGTAAGATTGCGCAAAAACCTAACAACGCTAATCGAAGATAAACAACTGCGTGAAGAAATGGCAAACCGAGCACGGGACACTGCTGGGCAGTATAGTCTAAAAAATGTCGTGGATCAGCTCAATAGCGTTCTAACCGAGATTGAGTAG
- a CDS encoding flippase yields the protein MKDDLAGAAIMRLLSGVGVIKLANVGFGFGVSVLLANALGPRGVGIYTFAISVVSIAGVLSLFGMPRLLIRETAWYASEQKWKEVHSLWTWSVKTTFILSITAMGIIYFALWSFGNVAAERIFIMVIATMIVPLSAAHALVSGALRGLHHVAYGLFPDLVLRQAILIILLLLATSFYTLTGVIAVGLYAVSSLFALVVAVWILWNKTPTSIRQEKTNFYDPNWFQTLLSFALIAGILQINNYADIILIGIFRTDEEVGIYRIAQQLSLLSVIGLQIVGTSFSPRYARLWKEGSFVQLKRLVVIGACVSLVLALIPMVVLALAGNLLIPIVFGEQFSESYFPMLVLFIGTAGFAAVGPANVVLNMIGQQSLNAKLTAVSATANIVLNIVLIPKFGIIGAASATATASLFLGAASLYEVTKALKRK from the coding sequence ATGAAAGATGATTTAGCAGGCGCTGCCATAATGCGTCTTCTTTCGGGTGTTGGCGTTATAAAACTAGCTAATGTTGGTTTTGGTTTTGGTGTCTCCGTTCTGTTGGCAAACGCACTGGGGCCAAGGGGAGTGGGAATTTATACGTTCGCTATTTCAGTGGTCTCTATCGCTGGGGTGCTTTCTTTGTTTGGTATGCCGCGTTTACTGATCCGAGAAACCGCTTGGTATGCATCTGAACAAAAATGGAAAGAAGTTCACAGTTTATGGACTTGGTCAGTAAAGACCACATTTATTTTGTCTATAACAGCAATGGGTATCATATACTTTGCACTCTGGTCTTTTGGGAATGTCGCAGCAGAGCGAATTTTCATTATGGTGATAGCAACCATGATTGTACCTTTGTCAGCAGCCCATGCGCTGGTTAGCGGGGCTTTGAGAGGGCTACACCACGTCGCTTACGGCTTGTTTCCCGACCTTGTTCTTAGGCAAGCAATACTCATAATTTTATTGTTGCTCGCTACCAGCTTTTACACCCTCACAGGCGTGATTGCTGTCGGTTTGTATGCGGTATCTTCACTATTTGCGCTCGTTGTTGCAGTATGGATTTTGTGGAACAAAACCCCTACTTCAATACGTCAGGAAAAAACCAATTTTTACGATCCAAATTGGTTTCAAACACTTCTGTCATTCGCGCTTATTGCTGGCATATTACAGATCAATAACTATGCGGATATCATACTGATCGGTATCTTCCGGACTGACGAAGAAGTGGGAATATATCGTATCGCCCAACAGCTTTCTTTGTTGTCTGTTATAGGGCTGCAGATCGTTGGAACTTCTTTTTCACCGCGATACGCTAGGCTTTGGAAAGAGGGTAGTTTTGTACAGCTGAAACGACTAGTGGTTATCGGCGCCTGCGTATCACTGGTTTTGGCTTTGATTCCGATGGTCGTACTGGCCCTAGCTGGAAACCTATTGATCCCCATTGTATTTGGCGAACAGTTTTCGGAAAGCTATTTTCCTATGTTAGTTCTTTTCATCGGAACAGCGGGTTTTGCTGCGGTAGGGCCCGCTAATGTCGTTCTAAATATGATAGGCCAGCAAAGTCTAAATGCAAAACTAACTGCAGTATCCGCAACTGCCAACATCGTTTTGAATATCGTCCTTATTCCCAAATTCGGTATCATAGGTGCCGCAAGTGCAACCGCAACTGCAAGTTTATTTTTGGGAGCCGCTTCTTTGTACGAAGTCACAAAGGCACTTAAACGAAAATAA
- a CDS encoding NAD-dependent epimerase/dehydratase family protein encodes MIKIVVTGAKGLIGWHAHARLHAANCAASFQGGPLPYEIVALSHAGFDDDAILQAAVRGADAVLHFAGVNRAPDDEVEAANPNIARRLASACRAAESTPHIVYANSTHAASDTPYGRSKRVAGEVLDASFSRYTDLVLPHIFGEGAQPFYNNVTATLIKQILTGQKITANPDGRVQLLHAGAAAQVAIDAIIGGTTGCLTPEPRPISVPDLLAKLEGFHASYIANIYPDCSDAFDLALFNSYRAATYPDGWSRPLKLNTDSRGTLFEAVKGGGGGQTFLSTTEPGITRGDHFHLDKVERFLVIQGEAVIRVRKVLNDEVWEYHVSGDAPAAVDMPTLHTHSIENIGQKSLLTLFWTHNLYDPQNPDTFSDKVLP; translated from the coding sequence ATGATAAAAATCGTCGTAACAGGGGCCAAGGGATTGATCGGTTGGCATGCTCATGCCCGACTGCATGCGGCCAACTGTGCTGCAAGTTTTCAAGGCGGGCCATTGCCTTATGAGATTGTGGCGCTGAGCCATGCTGGGTTTGATGATGACGCAATCTTGCAGGCCGCGGTCCGCGGGGCTGATGCAGTGCTGCACTTTGCCGGCGTGAACCGCGCGCCTGATGATGAGGTCGAAGCCGCTAACCCGAACATTGCGCGACGTCTTGCGAGCGCCTGCCGCGCCGCCGAGTCTACACCGCATATTGTTTATGCCAATTCGACCCATGCCGCCAGCGACACACCATATGGCCGTTCTAAGAGAGTTGCTGGCGAAGTCCTGGATGCCTCCTTTTCGCGCTACACTGACCTGGTTTTGCCACATATTTTTGGCGAGGGCGCACAGCCCTTTTACAACAACGTCACCGCGACGCTGATCAAGCAAATCCTGACCGGTCAAAAAATCACCGCGAACCCCGATGGCCGCGTGCAGCTTTTGCACGCAGGTGCGGCGGCACAGGTGGCCATTGATGCGATTATAGGCGGGACCACAGGCTGCCTCACGCCTGAACCTCGCCCCATCAGCGTGCCCGATCTTTTGGCTAAGCTTGAAGGATTTCATGCGTCTTATATCGCCAATATCTACCCTGACTGCTCTGACGCGTTTGATCTTGCTCTGTTCAACAGTTATCGCGCAGCGACTTACCCTGACGGATGGTCACGTCCCTTAAAGCTCAACACTGACTCACGTGGCACTCTATTCGAAGCGGTCAAGGGCGGTGGTGGTGGGCAGACATTCTTGTCAACAACAGAACCAGGCATAACGCGCGGCGATCACTTTCACCTCGATAAGGTCGAGCGCTTTCTTGTTATACAAGGTGAGGCCGTGATCCGCGTGCGCAAGGTGCTGAACGATGAGGTCTGGGAATATCACGTTTCGGGTGACGCCCCCGCAGCCGTGGACATGCCGACGCTGCATACCCATTCGATCGAAAATATTGGCCAGAAATCGCTTCTAACACTGTTCTGGACGCATAATTTATATGACCCACAAAACCCTGATACTTTTTCTGATAAGGTACTGCCATGA
- a CDS encoding NAD-dependent epimerase/dehydratase family protein has protein sequence MKVLILGGDGYLGWPTAMDFAAAGHEVTVVDNYLRRLIAEETDSEALLPTPTLTQRAAKFKEISGHDIHVRIGDLADPEVMMSAVAETAPDTIIHYAEQPSAPYSMQNFKTARTTFKNNLDVTFNLIWAMIEHAPKAHMVKLGTMGEYGTPNIDIEEGWIDIEHKGRTGKFLFPRAAGSLYHTTKVLDTDLLWFYVRIYGLKVTDLMQGPVYGLSTDQADMDPSLVPNFHYDDIFGTVVNRFLVQAVAGIPLTVYGGGGQTRGYLNLRDTLQCVMLAAQHPAGEGELKIFNQLTETFSVNQIADKVQSVGNQKGLNVAVKSIPNPRKEMEEHYYNPSHSGLIEMGLKPHYMTDDVVSDMLDRIIDVKDRIIENRIMPRVKWK, from the coding sequence ATGAAAGTACTTATATTGGGGGGTGACGGATACTTAGGTTGGCCCACCGCAATGGATTTTGCCGCAGCGGGGCATGAGGTAACGGTTGTTGACAACTATTTGCGACGCCTCATCGCCGAAGAAACTGATAGCGAAGCTTTGTTGCCCACCCCGACCCTCACCCAACGAGCTGCAAAGTTTAAAGAAATTTCTGGCCACGACATCCACGTACGCATTGGTGATCTAGCCGATCCCGAGGTGATGATGTCTGCGGTAGCCGAGACGGCACCCGATACAATCATCCACTATGCAGAACAACCCTCTGCTCCTTATTCGATGCAGAATTTCAAAACCGCACGCACCACCTTCAAAAACAACTTGGATGTGACGTTCAACCTGATCTGGGCAATGATCGAACATGCCCCCAAGGCTCATATGGTCAAATTGGGCACAATGGGCGAATACGGCACCCCCAATATTGATATTGAAGAAGGCTGGATCGATATTGAACACAAAGGGCGCACTGGCAAATTCCTGTTCCCGCGCGCAGCCGGATCGCTGTATCATACGACCAAAGTGCTGGATACAGATCTTCTGTGGTTCTATGTGCGCATCTATGGCTTGAAAGTCACCGATCTGATGCAAGGCCCTGTGTATGGCCTGTCGACCGATCAGGCGGATATGGACCCATCTTTAGTGCCAAACTTCCATTACGATGATATCTTCGGCACCGTTGTGAACCGCTTTTTAGTGCAGGCTGTCGCTGGTATCCCGCTGACCGTTTACGGCGGCGGTGGCCAAACGCGCGGCTATCTGAACCTGCGCGACACTTTGCAATGTGTTATGCTGGCGGCCCAACACCCAGCCGGCGAAGGTGAATTGAAAATCTTTAACCAATTGACCGAAACCTTTAGCGTCAACCAGATCGCCGACAAAGTGCAGTCAGTGGGGAACCAAAAGGGTCTAAACGTCGCAGTGAAATCTATTCCAAACCCGCGTAAGGAAATGGAAGAACACTATTACAATCCGAGCCATTCGGGGCTGATCGAAATGGGCCTAAAACCTCATTACATGACCGATGACGTGGTCAGCGACATGCTGGACCGGATCATCGACGTTAAGGATCGTATCATCGAAAACCGAATTATGCCACGGGTGAAATGGAAATGA